Proteins from a single region of bacterium:
- a CDS encoding PDGLE domain-containing protein: MKRFVVVILAISLGIAGVVSWFASTRPDGLERVADDLGFITRVKDPVYSFLRDYTVPGIKGFWSNGLAGIIGVLATFGFVVLVGRIILRGKRH, from the coding sequence ATGAAGCGTTTTGTCGTGGTGATTCTTGCCATCTCTCTGGGAATCGCGGGAGTTGTGTCCTGGTTTGCCTCGACAAGGCCCGACGGTCTCGAACGGGTAGCGGATGACCTTGGATTCATCACCCGGGTAAAAGACCCGGTATATTCATTTCTGAGAGATTACACTGTCCCGGGGATTAAGGGATTCTGGTCGAACGGTCTTGCGGGCATTATCGGGGTTCTGGCGACATTCGGTTTTGTCGTGCTGGTCGGCAGGATTATCCTGAGAGGAAAAAGACATTGA
- the cbiQ gene encoding cobalt ECF transporter T component CbiQ: protein MHHTHIDHIAGLSSPVHSMDPRAKLITSLLFIFMVVLTPDGYFVSFGMYACLLSVVILVSRVPVMYVLIRSLTIMPFALAVSLFVPFMTPGPVLWHITIGPVDAQVTVTGLVRFASLGLRALLCFFATILLVSSTRFGDLMRAAGALGLPSKLVAVMSFMYRYLFIVIDETTHMKLARDLRSSGRNGLSMLHAAGGIVGSLFIRSFEHADRLYQAMLLRGYTGTLATPAIMRITVRDMVYSGIFLGVTILGIIAGRGLYA, encoded by the coding sequence ATGCACCATACCCATATCGATCATATCGCGGGTCTCTCGAGCCCTGTTCATTCCATGGATCCACGGGCGAAACTGATTACATCACTTTTATTCATATTCATGGTGGTTCTCACGCCCGATGGGTATTTTGTGTCCTTCGGCATGTACGCCTGCCTCCTGAGCGTGGTGATTCTCGTGTCACGGGTGCCTGTCATGTATGTTCTCATCCGATCCCTCACCATCATGCCGTTTGCTCTTGCCGTTTCGTTGTTTGTGCCTTTCATGACACCGGGGCCTGTTCTCTGGCACATCACCATCGGGCCGGTCGATGCGCAGGTAACTGTCACCGGACTTGTCCGGTTCGCCAGTCTCGGTCTGAGAGCCCTTTTATGCTTTTTTGCCACTATTCTGCTCGTATCCTCGACACGATTCGGAGACCTCATGCGGGCTGCGGGAGCGCTCGGCCTGCCCTCGAAGCTCGTCGCGGTGATGTCGTTCATGTACCGTTACCTGTTCATCGTCATCGATGAGACAACGCACATGAAGCTTGCCCGTGACCTCAGGAGTTCCGGGCGCAACGGGTTGAGCATGCTCCATGCCGCCGGCGGTATTGTCGGTTCATTGTTCATCAGGAGCTTCGAGCATGCCGATCGGCTCTACCAGGCAATGCTGCTCAGGGGGTATACAGGTACACTGGCGACACCCGCAATCATGCGTATTACCGTTCGTGATATGGTGTATTCCGGGATTTTTCTCGGAGTGACCATACTGGGAATTATTGCCGGAAGAGGATTGTATGCCTGA
- a CDS encoding energy-coupling factor ABC transporter ATP-binding protein, whose translation MPEPAIAINDFSHIYEDGTVALSHVTLSIEAGESVGIIGHNGSGKSTLFMNIVGILGPDARITVDGIPVTKQNLREIRRKVGFVFNDPRDQLFMSKVIEDVAFGPLNTGLPRQDALKAAEHALGMVGLSGFDDRISYHLSGGEMQRAAIATVLAMSPEIIVMDEPSAGLDPRAKRELTAVLRNLTCTKLIASHDLEFICNCTERVVLLHNGSIAVDGPCREIIGNTELLMKHGL comes from the coding sequence ATGCCTGAGCCCGCAATCGCCATAAACGACTTTTCGCATATCTATGAGGACGGTACCGTTGCCCTCTCGCATGTAACGCTTTCAATCGAAGCGGGCGAATCTGTCGGCATCATCGGTCATAACGGCTCCGGTAAATCGACCCTGTTCATGAATATTGTCGGCATCCTCGGCCCGGACGCCCGGATAACGGTTGACGGCATTCCCGTGACAAAACAGAATCTCAGGGAAATCCGCCGCAAGGTGGGATTTGTGTTCAACGACCCACGCGACCAGCTTTTCATGTCGAAAGTCATCGAGGATGTGGCGTTCGGCCCCCTGAATACGGGACTTCCGAGGCAAGACGCCCTTAAAGCGGCAGAACATGCGCTCGGCATGGTTGGGCTTTCCGGATTCGATGATAGGATTTCCTATCATCTTTCCGGCGGTGAGATGCAGCGGGCGGCAATCGCAACCGTCCTCGCAATGTCGCCCGAGATCATCGTAATGGACGAACCTTCCGCAGGCCTCGATCCCCGCGCAAAACGGGAGCTCACGGCGGTTCTGCGTAATCTCACGTGCACGAAACTGATAGCGTCCCATGACCTCGAGTTTATCTGCAACTGCACAGAACGGGTCGTGCTTCTCCACAATGGGAGTATCGCTGTGGACGGTCCCTGCCGTGAGATCATCGGGAACACGGAACTGCTCATGAAACACGGATTGTAA